Proteins encoded in a region of the Streptomyces sp. NBC_01298 genome:
- a CDS encoding ABC transporter permease: protein MADTTPVTRATGPVWRSHGRDRGSTRNLRVRTSAVIVVLITLAVLLVPPLVQLDQQAVDLSAKLMPPSWSHPFGTDDVGRDLLLRCVYGLRVSLLVGLVAALVATVLGTAVGALAGALGGWPDRCVMRIVDALSSIPHLLLGIFIVAMFRPGVWPVVVSVALTHWLSTARIVRAEVLSLRSRPYLDAAVSGGASRWRVTVRHLVPGVMPQAGLAAVLMIPHAMWHESALSFLGLGLPAHQASLGNLVQTARGSLLAGDWWPTLFPGLLLIVPTLAIAGLAGAWRERLHPRRRSELSL from the coding sequence ATGGCTGACACGACCCCGGTGACGCGCGCGACGGGGCCGGTCTGGCGCTCCCACGGCCGCGACCGCGGCTCCACCCGGAACCTGCGGGTGCGGACCTCGGCGGTGATCGTCGTCCTGATCACGCTGGCGGTCCTGCTCGTGCCGCCGCTGGTCCAACTCGACCAGCAGGCGGTCGACTTGTCGGCAAAGCTGATGCCGCCCTCCTGGTCCCATCCCTTCGGCACCGACGACGTGGGCCGCGACCTGCTGCTGCGCTGCGTGTACGGGCTGCGCGTCTCGCTGCTGGTCGGGCTGGTGGCGGCGCTGGTCGCCACCGTCCTCGGCACGGCGGTCGGCGCGCTCGCGGGGGCGCTCGGCGGGTGGCCGGACCGGTGCGTCATGCGGATCGTGGACGCGCTGTCCTCGATCCCGCACCTGCTGCTCGGCATCTTCATCGTGGCGATGTTCCGGCCGGGGGTGTGGCCCGTGGTCGTCTCCGTGGCCCTGACCCACTGGCTGTCCACGGCCCGCATCGTCCGCGCGGAAGTCCTCTCGCTGCGTTCGCGGCCCTATCTGGACGCGGCCGTCTCGGGCGGTGCCTCGCGGTGGCGGGTGACCGTACGCCACCTCGTGCCCGGAGTCATGCCGCAGGCCGGGCTCGCCGCGGTGCTGATGATCCCGCACGCCATGTGGCACGAGTCGGCCCTGTCCTTCCTCGGCCTCGGCCTGCCGGCGCACCAGGCGAGCCTGGGCAACCTCGTCCAGACGGCCCGCGGTTCGCTGCTGGCCGGGGACTGGTGGCCCACGCTCTTCCCCGGGCTCCTCCTGATCGTCCCGACCCTGGCGATCGCGGGCCTGGCGGGCGCCTGGCGCGAGCGCCTCCATCCCCGCCGCCGCTCGGAGCTCAGCCTGTGA
- a CDS encoding ABC transporter ATP-binding protein: protein MLELTGITAGYDRRAPVVRGARLSLAPGESLGLLGPSGCGKSTLARVAALLHRPDRGTVAFDGRAVAGFRHRAPRALRTSVGMVFQQPRLAADPRLTLRELVAEPLRATGRRGEIDATVPELADRVGLGADLLGRRPHEVSDGQLQRACVARALVLRPRWLVCDEMTAMLDASTTAALVGVVEEYRAESGAGLLAVGHDPVLLGRWCAKTAHWDEIVKD from the coding sequence ATGCTTGAGCTCACCGGCATCACCGCCGGCTACGACCGCCGGGCCCCCGTCGTCCGCGGCGCCCGCCTGAGCCTCGCCCCCGGGGAATCCCTCGGACTGCTCGGCCCCAGCGGCTGCGGCAAGTCCACCCTCGCCAGGGTCGCCGCACTGCTGCACCGGCCCGACCGGGGGACCGTGGCCTTCGACGGCCGCGCCGTGGCCGGCTTCCGGCACCGGGCGCCGCGGGCCCTGCGGACCTCGGTCGGCATGGTGTTCCAGCAGCCCCGGCTGGCCGCCGACCCCCGGCTCACGCTGCGCGAGCTCGTCGCCGAACCGCTCCGCGCGACCGGTCGGCGCGGCGAAATCGACGCCACCGTGCCCGAGTTGGCGGACCGCGTCGGCCTGGGCGCGGACCTGCTCGGCCGACGGCCCCACGAGGTCAGCGACGGCCAGCTGCAACGCGCCTGTGTGGCACGGGCCTTGGTGCTGCGACCGCGCTGGCTGGTGTGCGACGAGATGACGGCCATGCTCGACGCGTCGACCACGGCCGCGCTGGTCGGCGTAGTGGAGGAGTACCGGGCGGAGTCCGGCGCGGGCCTGCTGGCGGTGGGGCATGATCCCGTCCTGCTCGGACGCTGGTGCGCGAAAACGGCCCACTGGGACGAGATCGTCAAGGACTGA
- a CDS encoding ABC transporter ATP-binding protein yields the protein MRGGRYVEAVTEATLDLGPGECLALVGESGCGKSVLASALLGLLPGNAETAGAARLADGTDLLGLDERTLARRVRGRRVALVPQSPAAHLTPVRTIRSHLEETVRELTGTGRAGLREAAEAAAERAAFPATHLDRHPHELSGGLAQRAATALALIGDAPLLLADEPTTGLDRDLVHRTVDELRAHTRDAGRALLMITHDLAAAHRIADTVAVMYAGRIVETAPAGAFFGAPGPRHPYARGLLDALPERAFAPVPGAPPELGALPAGCAFAARCPRADSRCRAERPALTEGVACHHA from the coding sequence ATGCGCGGCGGCCGGTACGTCGAGGCCGTCACCGAAGCCACCCTCGACCTGGGCCCCGGCGAATGCCTCGCCCTCGTCGGCGAGAGCGGCTGCGGCAAGTCCGTGCTCGCCTCCGCCCTCCTCGGCCTGCTCCCCGGCAACGCCGAGACCGCCGGCGCCGCCCGGCTCGCCGACGGGACCGACCTGCTCGGCCTCGACGAACGCACCCTCGCCCGGCGCGTCCGGGGCCGCCGCGTCGCACTGGTCCCGCAGAGCCCCGCCGCGCACCTCACCCCGGTCCGCACCATCCGCTCCCACCTGGAGGAGACGGTCCGCGAACTCACCGGGACGGGGCGGGCGGGCCTGCGGGAAGCCGCCGAAGCGGCGGCCGAGCGGGCGGCCTTCCCCGCCACCCACCTCGACCGCCATCCCCACGAGCTCTCCGGCGGGCTCGCCCAGCGGGCCGCCACCGCGCTCGCGCTGATCGGCGACGCGCCCCTGCTGCTCGCCGACGAGCCGACCACCGGCCTCGACCGGGACCTCGTCCACCGCACGGTCGACGAGCTGCGCGCCCACACCCGGGACGCCGGGCGCGCGCTGCTGATGATCACGCACGACCTCGCGGCGGCCCACCGCATCGCCGACACCGTGGCCGTCATGTACGCGGGCCGGATCGTGGAAACCGCCCCCGCCGGAGCCTTCTTCGGCGCTCCGGGCCCCCGCCACCCCTACGCGCGCGGACTGCTCGACGCCCTCCCCGAGCGGGCCTTCGCCCCGGTCCCCGGCGCCCCGCCCGAGCTCGGCGCGCTCCCGGCCGGCTGCGCCTTCGCCGCCCGCTGTCCGCGTGCCGACTCCCGCTGCCGGGCCGAGCGGCCCGCGCTCACCGAAGGGGTGGCCTGCCACCATGCTTGA
- a CDS encoding PP2C family protein-serine/threonine phosphatase: MDPSAPHPRTSRFRESRAVLLAVPFLLIAAVTVVDVLAPPDVHLGPFLVAAPALTASFAGPRTTGLVGAVAVLAQVSVAIARTSLTDLNHTFQIIALVLISAFVTFFAHLREVHERQLTRLRSVAVAAQQVVLRPLRDRMGPLRIASVYLSAEAEAQIGGDLYAATRTADGTRLLIGDVRGKGLEAVGEASVVLGAFRAAAHLEADLPGLVGYLEAAVAADPDRGADGQAGAPGRPEEGFTTAAVLDVPDAEPTLRLVSCGHPPPLLLRGGRVVPLQVDHPAPPLGLSELVDTGFTAQSFAFEPGDVVLLYTDGVIEARDASGAFYPLPERASDWSGDGPEALLRHLCADLLAHTPDGFLGDDAAMVAVERMVVQPPSRTATMPLKTPT, encoded by the coding sequence ATGGACCCCTCAGCGCCGCATCCACGCACCAGCCGGTTCCGGGAATCGCGCGCGGTACTGCTGGCGGTCCCGTTCCTGCTGATCGCCGCCGTCACGGTGGTGGACGTCCTGGCCCCGCCGGACGTCCACCTGGGTCCCTTCCTGGTCGCCGCCCCGGCTCTCACCGCCTCCTTCGCCGGGCCCCGGACGACCGGGCTCGTCGGCGCCGTGGCGGTCCTCGCACAGGTGTCGGTGGCGATCGCGCGCACCTCCCTGACGGACCTCAACCACACCTTCCAGATCATCGCCCTCGTCCTGATCTCGGCCTTCGTCACCTTCTTCGCACACTTGCGCGAGGTCCACGAGCGCCAGCTCACCCGGCTGCGCTCCGTGGCCGTCGCGGCGCAGCAGGTGGTCCTACGACCGCTGCGCGACCGGATGGGCCCGCTGCGGATCGCCTCGGTGTACCTGTCGGCCGAGGCCGAGGCGCAGATCGGCGGCGACCTGTACGCGGCCACCCGCACCGCCGACGGCACCCGGCTGCTCATCGGCGACGTCCGCGGCAAGGGACTGGAGGCGGTCGGAGAGGCCTCGGTGGTCCTGGGCGCCTTCCGGGCCGCGGCCCATCTGGAGGCCGACCTGCCGGGCCTGGTGGGCTACCTGGAGGCCGCCGTGGCCGCCGACCCGGACCGGGGCGCCGACGGACAGGCCGGCGCCCCCGGCCGGCCGGAGGAGGGGTTCACCACGGCCGCGGTGCTCGACGTCCCCGACGCGGAGCCCACCCTCCGGCTGGTCAGCTGCGGGCACCCGCCGCCGCTGCTGCTGCGCGGCGGCCGGGTCGTCCCCCTCCAGGTGGACCACCCGGCGCCGCCGCTGGGCCTGTCCGAATTGGTGGACACCGGCTTCACCGCGCAGTCCTTCGCCTTCGAGCCCGGTGACGTGGTCCTGCTGTACACGGACGGCGTCATCGAGGCCCGCGACGCGTCGGGGGCCTTCTACCCGCTGCCGGAGCGGGCCTCGGACTGGTCCGGAGACGGCCCCGAGGCCCTCCTGCGCCACCTCTGCGCCGACCTCCTCGCCCACACCCCGGACGGCTTCCTGGGCGACGACGCGGCGATGGTGGCCGTCGAGCGCATGGTGGTTCAGCCGCCGTCGCGGACCGCGACGATGCCGTTGAAGACGCCGACGTAG